A single window of Watersipora subatra chromosome 11, tzWatSuba1.1, whole genome shotgun sequence DNA harbors:
- the LOC137408099 gene encoding receptor-type tyrosine-protein phosphatase beta-like, translated as MVVLKKRKDRLGGESPKFMSRTDSPTWSGDNTETDEQEQPAPVSQKDFVAHTENMHKDQNFLFSEEYQTLLRMSPKNRHNAAVLEPNTSKNRWVDILPFDHSRVKLLPAEEEIGSDYINANYMPGFMSRREYIATQGPLPGTIDHFWRMVWEQNVSTIVMLTQLIEKNRRKCEQYWPDEVDEGSAYGDLVVTLVSTSILPEYTIRIFDVQMKDAKRTVKHFSVSFWPDFGCPEETSSLLNLVRVVRSHLKPEPRGPLVVHCSAGVGRTGTYIAVDRLLQEIQENDEIDIFAMVLEMRDYRCKMVQTEDQYVYIHDCLKAALLSNLSARYKVTPENRESSATRTSDDETSSLMDHTYENHPAGLEEVMLTPMGGSELNENKEDDSEMRSEL; from the exons ATGGTTGTACTAAAGAAGCGTAAAGACAG ACTAGGGGGTGAATCTCCAAAATTCATGTCTCGAACAGACTCACCTACCTGGTCTGGAGATAATACAGAAACCGATGAGCAAGAGCAACCGGCACCTGTTTCACAGAAAGATTTTGTAGCTCACACTGAAAACATGCATAAAGACCAGAACTTCCTGTTCTCTGAAGAGTATCAG ACTTTGCTGAGGATGTCTCCAAAAAATCGACATAATGCAGCTGTTTTGGAGCCGAACACTTCTAAAAATCGTTGGGTTGACATTCTTCCCT TTGACCATTCTCGAGTGAAACTTCTACCTGCAGAAGAGGAAATTGGTTCAGACTATATCAACGCTAACTACATGCCT GGATTCATGTCTCGCAGAGAATACATAGCTACCCAAGGTCCTCTTCCTGGAACCATCGATCACTTCTGGAGAATGGTTTGGGAGCAGAATGTTTCTACAATTGTCATGTTGACACAGCTGATTGAAAAAA ACAGGAGGAAGTGTGAACAGTACTGGCCAGATGAGGTTGATGAAGGATCAGCGTATGGAGATTTAGTGGTTACTCTGGTATCCACTTCAATACTACCAGAATACACTATTCGAATCTTTGATGTTCAGATG AAAGATGCAAAAAGAACGGTCAAACATTTTTCTGTGTCTTTCTGGCCTGACTTTGGATGTCCAGAAGAAACCTCAAGTCTGCTAAACTTGGTGAGGGTGGTGAGAAGCCACTTGAAGCCTGAGCCAAGAGGCCCTTTGGTCGTACACTGCAG TGCAGGGGTTGGCAGAACAGGTACATACATAGCAGTTGACAGGCTTCTTCAAGAGATACAAGAGAATGATGAAATTGACATCTTTGCCATGGTATTGGAGATGAGAGACTACAGATGCAAAATGGTGCAAACCGAG GACCAATATGTGTATATTCATGATTGTCTGAAAGCTGCTCTGCTGTCAAATCTCTCTGCTCGCTACAAAGTGACACCTGAAAATAGAGAAAGTTCAGCAACACGGACATCTGATGATGAGACATCTTCCCTCATGGACCACACCTACGAGAATCACCCTGCGG GTCTTGAAGAGGTGATGCTAACACCAATGGGTGGCAGCGAATTGAATGAAAACAAGGAAGACGACTCTGAAATGAGATCGGAACTTTAG